One Actinomycetes bacterium genomic window, CCTGCACCACCCGCGAGGACGTCGACGACGCCGGCGCCGGCACCTGGACGGTCGTCAACAAGGCCGCCGAGCAGCTGGTGATCACGATCGAGGAGGTGCTGCACGACTCGGCCCACGAGCTGGGCGTCGACCCCGGCCTGGTCAAGGACGGCGTCGAGGCGCACCTGCAGCACCTGCTGGCCACCCACGTGGAGACCTTCGGCGTCGGCTGGCGGCTGGTCCGCCGGGAGTACCCGACCGCCATCGGCCCGGTCGACCTGCTCTGCCGGGACGCCGCCGGCGCGACGGTCGCGGTCGAGGTCAAGCGGCGCGGCGAGATGGACGGCGTGGAGCAGCTGACCCGCTACCTCGAGCTGCTCAACCGGGACCCGCTCCTCACGCCGGTCCGCGGCGTGTTCGCGGCCCAGGAGATCAAGGCGCAGGCCCGGGTCCTGGCCACCGACCGCGGGATCGAGTGCCTGACGGTCGACTACGACGCCCTGCGCGGGCACGACGACCCCGGCTTGCGGCTGTTCTGACAGCGGCTGACGGCGGTCACCGCCCCAGCTGCGTGATCTGGACGTCGACGACGAGCCCCCCGCTCGGCCCACCGGCGTAGATCCCCTTGAGCGGCGGCACGTCGGCGTAGTCACGGCCCCTCGCCACGACGACGTGCGCCGAGCCCACGACCCGGTCGTTCGTCGGGTCGTGGGCCTGCCACCCGCCGTCCCACACCTCCGGCCAGGCGTGGCTCTCGCCGTGGACCGTCTCCCCGACGGCTCCTGCTCCTGGTGCAAGTAGCCGGAGACGTACCGGGCCGGGATGCCGACGGCCCGCAGCAACGACAGGGTCGCGTGGGTGAAGTCCTGACACACCCCGAAGCCGGACCCCCAGGCCTCGCCGGCCGTCGTCGAGACGGTGGTGACCCCGGGCGTGTAGGCGAGCCGGTCCCGGACGATCCCGATGGCGGTGCGCACGGCGTCGGCCGGCCTGGCCGACGCCTGCAGCCGTTCCACGGCGGCGGCCCGCTCGGCTTCCGTGGCGGCGTCCACGTAGCCGGTGGGGCGCAGGAACTCCGACAGCGGTCGCGCACCGAGACCAGGTCCGCCCAGCCGACGCCGGGGGCGGCCCGGTGCCCGCCCGGCGTCTCGACCAGGCTGGTGGCCACCACCTCCAGCGCCTCGTGGCTCTCCTGCGTGTCGAAGGCCTCGACTCACGCGCCCCAGTAGTCGGGGTAGCTGAGGATCGCCGCCCGCGGCTCCACGTGCAGTTCGTGCTGCAGCAGCCGCTGGCCCCCGTCGTCGAGCCGGGTCATCCGCACCTCGTTGAACGACGCGACCACGGGAGCTGCGTACCGGTACCCGGTCCGGTGGGTGACCTGCAGCAACCGGCCGGCCATCAGTGGCTCCACACGATCGTTCCGGACTGCCGGAAGAAGTCGAAACCCACCGCGTCCGAGGCCCGCCCGGCCGCGGCCTGGGCCCGCTCGGTCAGCCGCTCCGCCTCGTCCGGCCCGGGGGCCACCGCGAACTCGAGCATCGAGCGCAGCAGGCCCACCTCCCGCAGCAGCTCCCCCGAGTCGGTGTCCCCCAACGCCTGCCCGGTGGCCTCGGTCACCGTACGCTTCGACGCCTCGCCGGTTTCGGGCCGGT contains:
- the nucS gene encoding endonuclease NucS → MRLVIARCSVDYVGRLTAHLPSATRLLLVKADGSVSIHADDRAYKPLNWMSPPCTTREDVDDAGAGTWTVVNKAAEQLVITIEEVLHDSAHELGVDPGLVKDGVEAHLQHLLATHVETFGVGWRLVRREYPTAIGPVDLLCRDAAGATVAVEVKRRGEMDGVEQLTRYLELLNRDPLLTPVRGVFAAQEIKAQARVLATDRGIECLTVDYDALRGHDDPGLRLF
- a CDS encoding transglutaminase N-terminal domain-containing protein gives rise to the protein MAGRLLQVTHRTGYRYAAPVVASFNEVRMTRLDDGGQRLLQHELHVEPRAAILSYPDYWGA